GTGCGATCACCTGTTGGTAATCTTGCAGTTACAAATTCGTCTTTAATGAGGCTAAAAATTATTACCTTATCCATATTGAGAAAGTGAAAATTAATTAGCCGCAGACTGAGCTTCTTGATACATAATTTCCTGAAACTGGATCATGTCTTTTTGCGGATCTGAGATACTAACTTTCACTAATAACTGTTCACCTAATGTCGCAGAACGTTTAAAAATCATTGGTAACTGCAAGCCCAAATCTTCTAATAAAATTAGTGCTAAGTTACTGTCTTCTCGCAACCACATTAAAACTGTGACTGACCAAACTTGCTCTGGATGACGACGGAGATATTCTAAAGCCCAATATCTATTAGTTTGTCGTTCCACCATTGTTACTTCTTGGGTAATGGTAGAGACAGTCATCATCACTTCTTTGAGTTGGTCAGCGGAAAATGGCAAAACTTCACCCCGCAAGTGGGCTTTGAGTTGAAAATGGGTGAGTAAATCACTGTAGCGACGGATGGGAGAAGTTGCTTGAGTATAGGTATCTAAACCCAAACCTGCGTGGCGTAATGGGGTGATGCTCATTTCACTTTTGGGCATACACCGCCGCATTGCACAAGCACGGACGAACCCGGCTGGTAGCTGAATTAATTCTTCTTCTGGCGGTAATTCTGGTTGTGGCTGACCGCGAAAGGGTAAGGGTATGTTATGAGTTTTACCGTAACGGGCGGCTACTTCACCAGCAAGAATCATCATTTCTGCCACGAGTTGCCGCGATGAGGAATCATCTAAAATATCAATACTAATATCGTCGCCTTTGACTTTAATCATCGCCTCCGGCATATTAATGCTGATGGCTCCTTGGTTGTAACGCCAAGACTTACGTTTTTTTGCCCAAGTCGCGATCGCTTCAATTTCTGGTTCAGCTTGCACGCCTATTTGCACCATCTCATCCACATCTTCATAAGTGAGGCGATAAGTTGGTTTAATCAAGCTGGCATGAATGCTGTAATCTTCTACTGCTCCATTGCTATCTAAAATAATTCCAAAGCTTAGAGCGCAACAAATTTTCCCCTGTACCAAACTCATCGGCCCAGTCGCCAATATTTCTGGGAACATAGGAACCATACCTGTGGGCAAATAAACCGTACTTCCCCGCTTTCTGGCTTCTAAATCTAGGTCATCTTCTGGTTCTAACCAACGCGTCGGGTCAGCAATATGTACCCATAATCTTTCTCTACCATCAGAAAGTGATTCCCAACTCAGACCATCATCTATCTCAGTTGTGCTTTCATCATCAATTGTGTAAACCTTCAGATGAGTCAAATCTAGGCGATTTGTATCTAAGTCTGTTGTTGGGGAATCCAAACGCTGTTGCGCCACTTCTAATACCTTGCTAGGAAACTGAACTGGAATTGACGAACGACGCAGGAACAAGTTTTCATAAGGACTCCACCAGCCCAGGTCTATTAATAATTGAAAAGCTCCTTGAGGGGTGGCCGGCCGCCCCAGCATATTCATCGTTTCTAAGACTGGTGCTGGAGGAGGGTAAGCCCTCGCCAGGGCATCATATTTTACTCCCTCCCGCACAATATCAGCCATTAAGGCTGCGTATTTTTCTAATGCTTCTAGGCGATGGCGATCGTGCCGTTGCCATTCTACCGCTTCACCTTTGAGTGCTTCTTCTACCCGCACTAAAAATTCTTGCTGTCCCTTAGCTTTGAGGGTTTCTACTTCTATTTGGTGTTTCCGTTCTGCTACTTGAGCCGTTGTGCGCGGTTCGTAAGCATCACCTTTTTGCTTGAAGTAGAGTTTATCATCTGATAACAAGCAATGGGCTGCATAACAAGGGGCTGGTTCTGATTCGGAAAACAGCAGATTCGCCATTTGCGCTGGTGTGACTGCCTCTGAGTCCTCCACCAATAATTCCCAAGCCACTTCTAAACTAGATGGGTCTAAATAAGGCTTGATTTCTTCTAGAAATTTAGGAATTTCAGCGGACTTATAGGTTTGTCCGTTAACTGTATATGTAATTTGTCTCGGCGCGAGGCTGTGGGATTGACCGCGTTCATCTACCACAAACCAACGGGTCTTTCCATCTGGACGATCTACCACACCCAGACGGCGATCGCCTTGAACCCTAAATTCAACTAGCGTCCCCTTCTCCACAACTCTCGCACTCTTATAATTTTAGATTTTAGATTTCGGATTTTAGATTTAATAACTAGTATTAAATCTGGAATCCTAAGAATTTTATGTAGGAACCAATTTTACACTTTAATTATTCAGATTTGAGATTTTGGACTGGAATTATAAAGCCAATTTTTGTAATTAGCTGTTCCTGTTAATCCAAAATCTAAAATCTAAAATTTAAAATTGACTTAGCCTTCAGCGTTGATGAATGGCAACAGTGCTACAATCCGCGCCCGTTTAATTGCTAATGTTAGCTCTCGCTGTTGCTGACAAGTCAGCCCAGTAATCCGGCGAGGTAATATTTTGCCTCGTTCGGTAATGAACTTACGCAATAAATCAACATCTTTGTAATCGATTGGCTCTCCTGGCTTAATTGGAGACAGACGACGACGATAGTAACTCATCTTTACTTGATTTCCTTGTGAACGGTATGTTTGTTGCAGTGGGTACAGAACTTGTTGAGTTCTAAACGGTTGGTCGTATTACGACGGTTCTTCATGGTGGTATACCGGGACACACCAGGAGAACGCTTGTCAGGATTGCTACGACACTCGGTACATTCTAGTGTCACAATTATGCGGACACCTTTACTCTTAGCCATAATCTTACAAACAGTTAAGCCTGAAGAGAAATTTACACAAATGACTATCTTCGCACATTTCGTTGCAAAGTATCAACTAAACGCTTGATTTTTATATCGAGCGAGTAGCCCCGACGCGACGAAACTATAAAAGTTCTGGCGTAACGGTCATGCAAAGCCTGCCGTAACTGGGTATCAGAGAAAGCTGCACCACAGTCTATTGCTAGAGGAAGCAATAGCAGTATAGCAGTGGGATTAGCTCGAATGTTGCCGAGGGCGATCGAGACCAACAAAGCACCAAAGCCAATTATAGCTTCTCGCTTCACCAGTGCCAGCAACTGGGGAATTCTCCCCACGACTTGGCCATTTTCCACTTCTAAGATTTTCAAGTCAAAAGCCCAGCGCCCTAAACTTTGCCCTCGATTGTTAAATACCACAACCACCCGCAAAATCAGCCAACAAAAGATAAAAACTAAAATTTGAACGAATTGAATACCGAAACTATTACTACCAAATAACGAACTGATTAACCAAGCACCCAAGAAATCCAGCCCCAAAGCCATACCGCGCCGCCAAATCTCAGCTTTGGGATAGTGTTTTTGCGGAATCCTTTCGATAGTCATATCAATAGGTATTTTATTTAGAGGTTGGTAAATAATCTATGCTTCTGCTTTTAATATTAAGGTGATATTTTGCAGGTGCAGTACCGGAGTCTTTCGTTATGTTGCCAGTTAGCGATGCAGAAGTAATTATTTTAAATTTGGTGCAACCGTTAGATAATCAGCAGGATATAGAAATTGTAGATTTATTGGCAGCAGGCGATCGCATTCTGGCAAACCCCATCACCAGCCAACTAGATTTTCCCCATTGGGATAATTCGGCAATGGATGGCTACGCAGTCCGTTACGCAGATGTACAGCAAGCTAACGCCCAGCAACCAGCTATCTTAGAAATTTTTGAGGAAATTCCCGCCGGATATCAACCTAAAATCACAATTCAACCAGGACAAGCAGCACGAATTTTTACTGGTGCGGTAATTCCAGAGGGTGCAGATACCGTAGTGATGCAGGAGAGGACACGCCGCGAGGAAAATCGCGTTTTTATTCAAGCTGCGCCTCAACCAAAAGAATTTGTCCGCCGCAAAGCATCTTATTATCAAGCCGGAAGCCAACTTTTACCAGCAGGAATTAAATTAAAGGCGGCGGAAATTGCTGTATTAGCGGCAGCACAGTGTCCCCAAGTCAAAGTTTACCGCCGTCCGCGAGTAGCAATTTTTTCCACTGGCGATGAATTGGTGACACCAGATATACCACTACAACCAGGCCAAATTGTCGATTCTAATAATTATGCCTTGGCAACTTTGGTAAAAGAAAGTGGATCAGAACCTTTATTATTAGGCATTGTTAGAGATAATCCAGATGTTTTACGAGAAACAATTGCTTACGCCATAGCGAATGCTGATATTGTGCTTTCTTCTGGTGGCGTTTCTGTTGGTGAATATGATTATGTTGACAAAATTCTCGAAGCTTTAGCAGCAAAAATTCAGATTCGTGCTGTAGAAATGACACCAGGGAAACCTTTAACTGTGGCGAATTTTCCTAATCAAAACTCAGCAATTTACTTTGGTTTACCAGGAAATCCTGTTTCAGCTTTAGTAACTTTTTGGAGATTTGTACAACCAGCAATTAAAAAATTGGCTGGACTTGCTGAAGGTTGGGAACCAAAATTTATAAAGGTGCGATCGCATGATGAATTACGCGCCAATGGTAAACGCGAAACTTACATTTGGGGACGTTTAAATTTAGTTAATGGCGTTTACGAATTTCATAAAGCTGGCGGTAGTCATAATTCCGGCAATTTAATTAACTTGGCTCAAAGCAATGCTTTAGCTGTTTTACCAATAGGTCAAACTTTAATTGCACCAGGAGAAGAAGTGCAAGTGTTGTTAATTGCTGGGGCGTAAATTATGAGCTTTGACAATGTTTGTAAAATATTAGCTGAAAAATATCCAGCAGAATTTGTTAATTGGTTACTTAATGAAGAACCGACACAAGTTAAGGTACTGAAAACAGAATTAAGTTTAGAACCAATCCGTGCCGATTCTGTCACTTTTCTACAAACAGCCAATCGCATTTTGCATCTCGAATTTCAAACCCGCACCATTTCAAATCCTCCACTTCCATTCAGAATGCTAGATTATTCGGTGCGGTTAATACGTCAATATAATGTTCCTGTTACACAAGTCGTAATTTTTTTGCAAGAGACAAATAACGAAATTGCTTTTACCGAAGAATATGTAAATGAGACAACTACTCACCGTTATCGAGTTCTACGGATGTGGGAGCAAGACTCAGTAATATTCCTTGATAACCCTGCATTATTACCTTTAGCACCATTAACACGCACAACCTCACCTCAACGGTTGTTGTCACAGGTTGCCCAGAGTCTTGCTAGAATTTCTGATAGAAATACTAGGCAAGATATTGTAGCTTACACCGAGATTTTAGCTGGGTTGAAATTTGAAAAGGGATTGATTCGTCAATTTTTAAGCGAGGATGTTATGCAAGAGTCGGTAATATATCAAGATATTTTACAGAAGGGACAACAACAGGGAAAAGAACAGGGAAAACAAGAAGAAGCCTTTCGGTTTTTGATGCGTTTGTTAACTCGACGTTTTGGTGAAATAGACTCATCGATTATTGAGCGTATTCGAGTATTATCTACTGAACAATTGGAAGTATTGGGAGAAGAATTTGTTGATTTTTCTGCAATATCTGATTTAATTACTTTGTTACAACA
This window of the Nostoc sp. HK-01 genome carries:
- a CDS encoding molybdenum cofactor synthesis domain-containing protein is translated as MLPVSDAEVIILNLVQPLDNQQDIEIVDLLAAGDRILANPITSQLDFPHWDNSAMDGYAVRYADVQQANAQQPAILEIFEEIPAGYQPKITIQPGQAARIFTGAVIPEGADTVVMQERTRREENRVFIQAAPQPKEFVRRKASYYQAGSQLLPAGIKLKAAEIAVLAAAQCPQVKVYRRPRVAIFSTGDELVTPDIPLQPGQIVDSNNYALATLVKESGSEPLLLGIVRDNPDVLRETIAYAIANADIVLSSGGVSVGEYDYVDKILEALAAKIQIRAVEMTPGKPLTVANFPNQNSAIYFGLPGNPVSALVTFWRFVQPAIKKLAGLAEGWEPKFIKVRSHDELRANGKRETYIWGRLNLVNGVYEFHKAGGSHNSGNLINLAQSNALAVLPIGQTLIAPGEEVQVLLIAGA
- a CDS encoding ribonuclease II → MEKGTLVEFRVQGDRRLGVVDRPDGKTRWFVVDERGQSHSLAPRQITYTVNGQTYKSAEIPKFLEEIKPYLDPSSLEVAWELLVEDSEAVTPAQMANLLFSESEPAPCYAAHCLLSDDKLYFKQKGDAYEPRTTAQVAERKHQIEVETLKAKGQQEFLVRVEEALKGEAVEWQRHDRHRLEALEKYAALMADIVREGVKYDALARAYPPPAPVLETMNMLGRPATPQGAFQLLIDLGWWSPYENLFLRRSSIPVQFPSKVLEVAQQRLDSPTTDLDTNRLDLTHLKVYTIDDESTTEIDDGLSWESLSDGRERLWVHIADPTRWLEPEDDLDLEARKRGSTVYLPTGMVPMFPEILATGPMSLVQGKICCALSFGIILDSNGAVEDYSIHASLIKPTYRLTYEDVDEMVQIGVQAEPEIEAIATWAKKRKSWRYNQGAISINMPEAMIKVKGDDISIDILDDSSSRQLVAEMMILAGEVAARYGKTHNIPLPFRGQPQPELPPEEELIQLPAGFVRACAMRRCMPKSEMSITPLRHAGLGLDTYTQATSPIRRYSDLLTHFQLKAHLRGEVLPFSADQLKEVMMTVSTITQEVTMVERQTNRYWALEYLRRHPEQVWSVTVLMWLREDSNLALILLEDLGLQLPMIFKRSATLGEQLLVKVSISDPQKDMIQFQEIMYQEAQSAAN
- a CDS encoding RDD domain-containing protein produces the protein MTIERIPQKHYPKAEIWRRGMALGLDFLGAWLISSLFGSNSFGIQFVQILVFIFCWLILRVVVVFNNRGQSLGRWAFDLKILEVENGQVVGRIPQLLALVKREAIIGFGALLVSIALGNIRANPTAILLLLPLAIDCGAAFSDTQLRQALHDRYARTFIVSSRRGYSLDIKIKRLVDTLQRNVRR
- a CDS encoding 30S ribosomal protein S18, which codes for MSYYRRRLSPIKPGEPIDYKDVDLLRKFITERGKILPRRITGLTCQQQRELTLAIKRARIVALLPFINAEG